A portion of the Bactrocera neohumeralis isolate Rockhampton chromosome 2, APGP_CSIRO_Bneo_wtdbg2-racon-allhic-juicebox.fasta_v2, whole genome shotgun sequence genome contains these proteins:
- the LOC126768025 gene encoding putative gustatory receptor 89a, whose protein sequence is MSNWTQRRRRLCSVAFFFSLRAVLLTAQVMLLAPLLRSKRRGAYRTHAVLTCFALLVLLLLCGATPFLLRIIASTYERVSVQFDAIFLLIAMTSQVSDISIVLISMLSQIRQRRHLCDFLNQLQDTVQRVRAIHGRNFITARVLLLLWLQLGLTLYDMLTQLVFLAKLSFKIAPWQIVVNLLSLYLQQCRATLQLVIMCCVLLLIACYTQLAECLERFSEDSSAELTNYEDLVWLQKVLYKLTLQLKDVFQFPLFLLVVGEFISVLANLYAQLHYYVTTKAWWFAFVFYCAKISVELYLLIHVVYFCCVLHEKVTNLFLDRDMDFEEPHCRFELTHTDVLWPQPIRFYILGMFELNNEFWLFLVSYSVNFIVIILQFGFFT, encoded by the exons ATGTCCAATTGGACTCAACGCCGTCGTCGCCTCTGCAGCGTCGCGTTCTTCTTCAGTCTACGCGCCGTGCTGCTCACCGCTCAAGTGATGCTCCTGGCGCCGCTTCTTCGTTCCAAACGGCGCGGCGCATATCGAACGCACGCCGTTTTGACTTGCTTCGCGCTGCTCGTGCTGCTGCTCTTGTGTGGCGCCACGCCATTCCTGCTGCGCATCATCGCCTCAACGTATGAGCGGGTGAGCGTGCAATTTGACGCCATTTTCCTTCTAATCGCCATGACCTCTCAAGTCAGCGACATCAGCATTGTCCTAATCTCTATGCTGTCGCAGATCCGCCAGCGCCGCCACTTATGTGACTTCCTGAATCAGTTGCAGGACACCGTGCAACGCGTACGCGCCATACATGGACGAAACTTCATAACCGCGCGGGTTCTGCTATTGTTGTGGCTGCAGCTGGGACTAACGTTGTACGATATGTTGACGCAGCTCGTCTTTCTCGCCAAATTGTCTTTCAAAATCGCGCCGTGGCAGATTGTGGTCAACCTGTTGTCGTTGTACCTGCAGCAGTGCCGTGCCACGCTGCAGTTGGTGATTATGTGCTGCGTTTTGTTGCTCATCGCTTGCTATACTCAATTGGCGGAGTGCTTGGAGCGTTTCTCAGAGGACTCAAGTGCCGAGCTGACAAATTATGAGGATTTGGTTTGGCTGCAGAAGGTTTTGTACAAGCTCACCCTCCAGCTAAAAGACGTTTTTCAGTTTCCGCTCTTTCTGCTTGTTGTCGGCGAATTCATTAGCGTATTGGCCAATTTGTATGCGCAGCTTCACTATTACGTCACAACGAAAGCTTGGTGGTTCGCCTTTGTCTTCTATTGCGCTAAGATAAGCGTTGAGCTGTACCTGCTCATACACGTCGTCTACTTTTGTTGCGTGTTGCATGAGAAAGTCACTAACCTCTTCCTCGACCGCGATATGGACTTCGAGGAGCCG CATTGCCGCTTCGAATTAACCCACACAGATGTACTATGGCCGCAACCGATTAGGTTCTACATCCTCGGCATGTTTGAGCTGAACAATGAGTTTTGGCTGTTCTTGGTTTCTTATTCCGTGAATTTCATAGTCATCATTTTGCAGTTTGGCTTCTTCACCTAG
- the LOC126768027 gene encoding caspase-3-like: MSDETDFDLFSGKKSKAKHDKADAAKVTAQTRDVTSPTSQIIQSRPTDEEFYRNTNPYVGVAVVFNHKYVKGQKDRVGTEKDRDTIAETLSLYGFDVRVFNDLTFEKVDAQLKAIAKEDHSENDCFVLVVMSHGAEGRIFASDMSYPVERLWQPFLGDNCKSLINKPKIFFLQACRGERLDKPVVFSEFSVMTRQIGGPSQAEEIPPVITYAIPNTADMLVMYSTFEKYYSFRNVENGSWFIQSLCDVFIAAARKPEAYDKGSDLLRLLTAVNRKVAYEYQSLAKVDVLNQMKEMPNFLSTLTKTFYLRVKSHPGK, translated from the exons ATGTCTGATGAGACTGATTTTGATCTTTTCTCCGGCAAGAAATCTAAAGCCAAACATGACAAGGCCGACGCCGCTAAAGTGACTGCTCAAACACGTGACGTCACCTCACCAACGAGTCAAATAATCCAATCGCGACCCACTGACGAAGAATTCTATAGAAATACGAATCCTTATGTGGGCGTCGCGGTCGTATTCAACCATAAATATGTGAAGGGTCAGAAAGATCGTGTGGGCACGGAGAAGGATCGCGACACGATCGCTGAGACGCTGTCATTGTACGGGTTCGACGTACGTGTCTTTAATGACTTGACGTTCGAGAAAGTGGACGCGCAGCTAAAGGCTA TCGCCAAAGAAGATCACAGCGAAAATGATTGCTTTGTGCTGGTCGTAATGTCTCACGGTGCCGAAGGACGAATATTTGCCAGTGATATGAGCTATCCCGTGGAGCGTCTTTGGCAGCCATTTTTAGGCGACAATTGCAAAAGCTTAATCAATAAGCCCAAAATCTTCTTTCTACAG GCTTGCCGCGGCGAACGATTGGACAAACCGGTTGTCTTTAGCGAATTCTCTGTGATGACACGACAAATTGGCGGACCCAGTCAGGCCGAGGAAATCCCTCCTGTGATAACCTATGCCATACCGAATACCGCAGATATGCTAGTGATGTATTCGACCTTCGAGA AGTACTACTCATTCCGCAATGTGGAAAATGGCTCGTGGTTCATTCAAAGTCTGTGCGATGTTTTCATTGCGGCTGCTAGAAAACCGGAAGCCTACGACAAGGGCTCCGATCTGTTGCGACTGCTGACCGCTGTCAATCGCAAGGTGGCCTACGAGTATCAGTCCTTGGCCAAAGTAGATGTGTTAAACCAGATGAAGGAGATGCCGAACTTCCTCTCGACGCTCACCAAAACCTTCTACCTCAGAGTAAAGAGTCATCCCGGCAAATGA
- the LOC126768026 gene encoding caspase-3-like, with protein MDERDISFFGSKKKEKSKPSQKLEAEPKNSKASQNDKIISRPTTEVDYRTDNPHIGLAIVLNHKNIKGQKPRNGAEKDCKDITASLENYGFQVRVYNDLKKKKISTLLNSVASEDHSQYDCFVVVVMSHGDKGRLCAADDFYSTEELWEPLLGDKCPTLLGKPKLFFIQACRGTRVQQPVLIASRASFQAAVFPSSATVDRTMYAIPTTADILVMYSTFEDYYSFRNSVSGSWFIQSLCSILNEAAESKEAQTVGAELLRLLTAVNRKVAYEYQSYSDNELINEKKEMPNFMSTLTKTFYLRVKPKNADAKIDDLPDDELENDFDEKLNRIFNMNADFSTLPISPQYYI; from the exons ATGGACGAACGGGACATCTCGTTTTTTGGCAGTAAGAAGAAGGAAAAAAGCAAACCTTCCCAAAAACTAGAAGCCGAGCCAAAAAACTCCAAAGCTTCACAAAACGATAAAATAATTTCACGACCAACGACAGAGGTCGATTATAGAACAGATAATCCACACATCGGTCTTGCCATAGTGCTCAATCATAAGAATATCAAAGGTCAAAAGCCGCGTAACGGTGCCGAGAAAGATTGCAAGGATATTACAGCCTCTTTGGAAAATTACGGGTTTCAAGTGCGCGTttataatgatttgaaaaagaagaaaatatcaaCGCTTTTGAATTCAG TGGCCTCTGAGGATCACAGTCAATATGATTGCTTCGTTGTGGTCGTGATGTCACATGGTGATAAAGGCAGATTATGCGCCGCCGATGATTTTTATTCAACCGAAGAGTTGTGGGAGCCCCTGCTCGGTGACAAATGCCCCACTCTACTGGGTAaaccgaaattattttttatccag GCATGTCGCGGGACACGCGTTCAGCAGCCAGTGTTGATAGCTTCACGCGCCTCTTTTCAGGCAGCGGTATTCCCAAGTTCCGCAACGGTCGACCGAACCATGTATGCCATACCAACAACAGCTGATATTCTGGTTATGTACTCCACATTTGAAG ATTACTATTCCTTTCGGAATAGCGTAAGTGGCTCGTGGTTCATACAAAGCCTTTGCAGTATTTTGAATGAGGCAGCCGAGAGCAAGGAGGCACAAACCGTTGGAGCCGAATTACTGCGACTACTCACTGCCGTTAATCGCAAAGTGGCGTACGAATATCAATCCTACAGCGACAATGAATTGATTAATGAAAAGAAGGAAATGCCGAATTTCATGTCGACACTCACCAAAACATTCTACCTGCGAGTCAAGCCGAAAAATGCCGATGCTAAGATCGACGATCTACCAGATGACGAACTGGAGAACGACTTTGATGAAAAACTGAATCGGATTTTCAATATGAATGCAGATTTTTCTACACTACCAATCAGTCCACagtattatatttaa